A single window of Romeriopsis navalis LEGE 11480 DNA harbors:
- a CDS encoding O-antigen ligase family protein, which translates to MNTQLNLFEKGFTIFVWMYFTSALFCESLFISPDPRALAPPEANPFDPIFSKVQLLIYGITILLLLARWRTTLITLLTNKVVVLMVAFMLFSFLWSDVPDDSWRKGLNAMATSLFGVYTASRYTLKEQLKYITIALGIVAVFCLGFTLVAPGAAIEIGANAGSWRGPLTQKNLLARLMVLTIVMSLLLAWTIPRWKILPWLSVAVSSGVLILTGSKTGLIVLFVLLMLIPLYRALRFRDTVLIPILIATILVVGTIVTLVVGNWEPLLLGLGRDPTLSGRTDLWFGAIDKIAERPWLGYGFRAFWRPEGDAPEIWKIVGYEPPHAHNGYINMSLDLGVIGLGLFLLSLCISYAKSVQWLRLRKGVISLLPILYVTFMFMYNHSENTIIEHNSIFWAEFVAISLSLF; encoded by the coding sequence ATGAATACGCAATTAAATTTATTTGAAAAAGGCTTTACGATCTTTGTCTGGATGTATTTCACCAGTGCGTTGTTCTGTGAAAGTCTGTTTATTAGTCCTGATCCGCGGGCGTTAGCACCACCAGAAGCAAATCCCTTTGATCCGATTTTCTCCAAGGTGCAACTGCTCATCTATGGCATCACAATCTTATTACTGTTAGCCCGGTGGCGGACCACCCTTATTACCTTGCTAACCAATAAGGTGGTGGTCTTGATGGTCGCCTTTATGCTGTTTTCGTTTCTATGGTCAGATGTGCCCGATGATTCTTGGCGTAAGGGATTGAATGCGATGGCAACGAGTCTGTTTGGCGTTTATACGGCATCACGGTATACGCTCAAGGAACAACTTAAATACATTACGATTGCCCTGGGCATTGTGGCAGTATTTTGTTTGGGCTTTACCTTAGTTGCTCCTGGTGCGGCAATTGAAATTGGGGCAAATGCGGGTTCCTGGCGTGGCCCGTTAACCCAGAAAAACTTGCTGGCGCGGCTGATGGTATTAACCATTGTCATGAGTCTGCTATTGGCTTGGACCATCCCGCGATGGAAAATCCTGCCTTGGCTGTCTGTCGCCGTCAGTAGTGGGGTGTTGATTCTCACCGGTTCGAAGACGGGATTAATTGTGTTGTTCGTCTTACTGATGCTCATTCCGCTTTACCGGGCGTTGCGATTTCGGGATACGGTGTTGATTCCGATTTTAATTGCGACGATTTTGGTGGTGGGTACGATCGTCACATTGGTGGTGGGCAATTGGGAGCCTTTACTCTTAGGCTTGGGGCGTGATCCAACCCTCAGTGGACGCACTGACCTTTGGTTTGGGGCAATTGATAAGATTGCGGAACGCCCCTGGCTCGGGTATGGATTTCGGGCTTTTTGGCGGCCCGAAGGGGATGCCCCAGAGATTTGGAAGATTGTGGGCTATGAGCCACCCCATGCTCACAATGGCTACATCAATATGTCGCTTGATTTAGGCGTCATTGGCTTGGGTTTGTTCCTACTGAGTTTGTGCATTAGTTATGCTAAATCGGTTCAGTGGTTGCGATTACGTAAAGGTGTGATCAGTCTATTACCGA